In a genomic window of Curtobacterium flaccumfaciens pv. betae:
- a CDS encoding demethylmenaquinone methyltransferase, producing the protein MSRADLNKRPDEVAAMFDDVAAKYDLTNDILSAGNAPLWRVATVRAVDPQPGEKVLDIAAGTGTSAAAFAKKGAEVTALDLSAGMIAVGRERHPEITFVEGDAEQLPFDDDTFDAVTISFGLRNVNDPKQALAEMLRVLKPGGRVVICEFSTPPRALLRFGYGTYLKRVLPGIARLSSSNPAAYRYLAESIDAWPDQQVLTQWLRGVGFSVVAYRNLTAGIVALHRGRKPVADTVRESAARRAKARRDHQNTGEQPRVDPAAY; encoded by the coding sequence GTGAGCAGAGCGGACCTGAACAAGCGCCCGGACGAGGTGGCGGCGATGTTCGACGACGTCGCGGCCAAGTACGACCTCACGAACGACATCCTGTCGGCGGGCAACGCCCCGCTGTGGCGTGTCGCCACGGTCCGCGCGGTCGACCCGCAGCCCGGCGAGAAGGTCCTCGACATCGCCGCGGGCACCGGGACCAGCGCGGCGGCCTTCGCCAAGAAGGGCGCTGAGGTCACCGCGCTCGACCTGTCCGCCGGCATGATCGCCGTCGGCCGTGAACGCCACCCCGAGATCACCTTCGTCGAGGGCGACGCCGAACAGCTGCCCTTCGACGACGACACGTTCGACGCCGTCACGATCTCGTTCGGGCTGCGCAACGTGAACGACCCGAAGCAGGCGCTCGCCGAGATGCTGCGCGTCCTGAAGCCCGGTGGCCGCGTCGTCATCTGTGAGTTCTCGACGCCGCCCCGCGCCCTGCTGCGCTTCGGCTACGGCACCTACCTGAAGCGCGTGCTCCCGGGCATCGCGCGGCTCTCGAGCAGCAACCCGGCCGCCTACCGCTACCTCGCCGAGTCGATCGACGCGTGGCCCGACCAGCAGGTGCTCACCCAGTGGCTCCGCGGTGTCGGCTTCTCGGTGGTCGCCTACCGCAACCTGACGGCCGGTATCGTCGCACTGCACCGTGGCCGCAAGCCCGTCGCCGACACGGTGCGCGAGTCCGCGGCGCGGCGTGCGAAGGCCCGCCGTGACCACCAGAACACCGGCGAGCAGCCGCGCGTCGACCCGGCCGCCTACTGA